The Theileria equi strain WA chromosome 2 map unlocalized gcontig_1105316255037, whole genome shotgun sequence genomic sequence TTTCCCAGGACTTTGAAACTATCATGAAACTTGACCCCTCTTCCCAGTCGGCAAAGGAACAACGCCGAAGGATCGATGAGATTGTATTTTTTTCATGTACATTTGTTCACTATTCACAGGAAAAGAAGCATAAAACCCGCGAAAAGGTGCTATACAAAGCTATGTTTGGTACTAGTTGACCTGTCGTATAGCAGTTGATCTGGCGCATCCTGGACTAGAGTATCGCCATAGACTCGCACAAAATTACACATAAAAGCAAGTAAACACAAACTTGTAGAGTATCAGCTATAGAAACAGAATTTAATGTGCAGCCGTCGTGTTGGAACTGATCCCCATCATTTGTATTCACCATTGCTAAATCCACCTTCGCCCACTTTATATCTGGTTGACATAGCAAAGATCTGTAACATAATTACCATTCATGTGATACGTCATAGCTTTGGTTGTGATAGAGATTCTAGTTACCGTGCCTTCCGCCGAAGTCTTTGCGTTCCTTTCTGATGATTTAGTTTAGGTACGTCTTCTCCGTATATAACACATGTGTTCCATTTTTCTTCAATATACTTAGATATACAGTATTATTGTTGACAAAATGACTGTATTGGTTACCATAAAGATCAGCGGCGGTGAAACATTTAACCTTGAGGTCGATCCAGCCATGACGGTGTTACAACTTAAGGAAAAGTGCGCAACCTCTGCAAACGCCACTCCAGATAAACAGCGACTTATATTCAAAGGTTTGTTGAACAATGTACGCTCTAATTTATACATAGGTCGTATAataaaggatgatgaaataCTCAGTAATTTGAACATTGAAAGTGGGAATACAATTCATCTTGTGAGAAGCGGTGTAAAATCTACACCTTCAACTGCATCTGCACAGCGTAAGTTCAACTTTTGTAGATACACATTGCACAGAATCCGAACCAGAAAAGCCAGCCTCTCAACCTCAATCTACACAAGGGGCGTCTACTTCAACACCATTCCCACCAGATTTTATGTCACAGATGTTCCaaggtatgtttataaCTGGTTAATAACTCTTATAAAGGTGGAGTGGGTGGTATGCCTGGCATGAATCCAGGCATGGCTGGATTTCCAGAATTAAATCCACAAAGTGCCGCTGCTCTCTTGAATACACCTGTTATTCAAGAGATGCTTGCACAAATTAGTTCAAATCCCCAGTTGTTAAGGTCTCTTGTGGAAAGTAGCCCGCTATTACAGCCAATGATGGCTCAGAACCAAATGTTTAATCAAATGCTTAACAATCCTGAACTTTTAAGAACAATGATGAGGCCTGGAATGTTACAAGCTGGACTTCAAATGCATCAAGCTATGCAAGAACAACAACAGAGGAGTCAGGGAGACCAAAATTCTCAACAGAATGATATGTTCAACCCGTTCCTTTCCCAAGGATTTCCAGGTTTTACATTCCCAACTCCTCAGATGGATACCAGACAACCAGAGGAAAGATTTGCAACACAGCTTCAATCATTACAAGAGATGGGATTTACGAATCGTGAGGCAAACATTGAGGCCCTTACTGCTGTTGGGGGCGACATATCGGCTGCTATAACACGTTTGTTGAACAAACCCTGAAATTGTGGGTTAAAGCTTATTTTTATACTACGCACATATGAACATTTCAAACAGTTATTTACTTTACATGTAcctttttcttcttataCAAGTTGCGGAACACTTGTTGCATGAGTATAGTGGAAAATGTGATCGCCATTGCAATCCATTGGTATAATGTGAGTCTATGATTAAACAGATAGACTGATAGCATGGTACTTATAGCCTTTCTCAGTGTAGTTATAACTCCTGTATACAAGCTCCCATAACTCTTGATTGAGAGTAAAACAAATAATTGACCAAAGCTACCGGTTAGTGCGAGTAGTGATAGCAGTTTAGCAACGTACACGTTCAGTTTCAGATGGTATATAGGCATATAACCTTCAAATACAAATGAAGTAACAGCCGCAAATGGTAGAGAAATCGCATTTGTTATGAACATCAGTACATATGGATGTAAATCATTCTTTGAAAGAACATCATCCTGGATAGGACCAACCAGCCCATCACACATCAAAGATGCGAAACACAATAGAACTCCCAGAGTGGTATTTTTTCCACCTTCAAAGCTTGCAACCCTTCCAAAGTTAAACAGAATTAAAGAGAATGTGATTGTGAGCACTGCAAAGTAATCATACCAAGGATAGCGTTTTTTGAATAACACATATCCACCTATCAATATAGGTACCATTTTTGAGCTCTTAATGATTACCTGTGTCGGTATTCCAACTTGAGGTAGAGCATACGTTGACGTTATCTGCGCGAGCACACAAAATAGTGACGATATAGACAAACGAAATGCCATTTTTGGTGTAAGTATACTTAACAATGTCTTCTCATTTCTtttctttccatttctaGGGTAATAGTCATGCAAAAAAATCAAGATTACACTCATTAATAGATTCGCCCCTGATGTAACAGATACGATAAACAAAGGATAGCTGTATGTTTGTAAATCATGAAGTTTAAACTTAAGGAGTTTTTCCAGTACATATCCAAAGGATAGGAAACATCCATATATACCCAGTACCAGGGAAAAGGCCATTGAATAAGAATACCATCTTGGACCTGAATCTAGAGAGGTCCCTTTCATTTCCTCCAGTTCATTCAgaaatatatttaatgATTATTGTATGGTATTGACCACACCATGCCGCGAAACATCCCCCGCAACAGGCGCTGTGACTCATATATAAGGGATGggaaatattttttgtcTTTAATGTCTGTTATATTTTAGGCAATTTTATGCACTAGGCAATGTTATATCTAGATTGTACCATATTAACATAACTTGCTTATTATGCGAGATTTACACATGTGACATAGTTAGCTCATCTCATTAAGTTTTTACTGAGCATAAAGATTATTACAATGTTTAAGTACCCTTCATGATTTATTATTTTAATATTCATACATTTGTTACTCCAATTTGTTGCTACACTGTTTGGCTATGAAGATTCTTTCTTCTAGTCATAGGAATAAAGTCATGCAACCGGAAATAAAGGTGTTTTAGTGTCTA encodes the following:
- a CDS encoding ubiquitin family member protein (encoded by transcript BEWA_043300A), with translation MTVLVTIKISGGETFNLEVDPAMTVLQLKEKCATSANATPDKQRLIFKGRIIKDDEILSNLNIESGNTIHLVRSGVKSTPSTASAQQSEPEKPASQPQSTQGASTSTPFPPDFMSQMFQGGVGGMPGMNPGMAGFPELNPQSAAALLNTPVIQEMLAQISSNPQLLRSLVESSPLLQPMMAQNQMFNQMLNNPELLRTMMRPGMLQAGLQMHQAMQEQQQRSQGDQNSQQNDMFNPFLSQGFPGFTFPTPQMDTRQPEERFATQLQSLQEMGFTNREANIEALTAVGGDISAAITRLLNKP
- a CDS encoding UAA transporter family member protein (encoded by transcript BEWA_043310A), with product MKGTSLDSGPRWYSYSMAFSLVLGIYGCFLSFGYVLEKLLKFKLHDLQTYSYPLFIVSVTSGANLLMSVILIFLHDYYPRNGKKRNEKTLLSILTPKMAFRLSISSLFCVLAQITSTYALPQVGIPTQVIIKSSKMVPILIGGYVLFKKRYPWYDYFAVLTITFSLILFNFGRVASFEGGKNTTLGVLLCFASLMCDGLVGPIQDDVLSKNDLHPYVLMFITNAISLPFAAVTSFVFEGYMPIYHLKLNVYVAKLLSLLALTGSFGQLFVLLSIKSYGSLYTGVITTLRKAISTMLSVYLFNHRLTLYQWIAMAITFSTILMQQVFRNLYKKKKVHVK